The Sandaracinaceae bacterium genome segment CACCGCGGGCGAGGCTAACCCGCGTGGGGTGTGGGGGTCGATCTACAAGGCAGGTTGCAGCAGGAATGCTCGAGCGTGGGGTGGGGACGCTCTTCGTCTTATCGTCATTCGCGAAACGCACCGGGATCATGGCGGTTATCCCAATGACGATATGACGAAGAGCGTCCCCAGTGCTGCTGTGGCGAGTGGGGCGGCGTCCAGCTCGACGGGTGCGCCTGAACCACGGCCTTCGCTGGCCGCAGTGCGTGGCATGCAGGGACGCACCCGCGCGGGAGCCGACATTCATCATTGTGTAGAGCGGCCGCGGCTGACAAGCTCGCTCACGTCTCTGGGAGGAACGATGAGCACGCCTCCGACCGAGTCTCTCGCCGGCGACGAGACGTATCGTCTGCGGGTGGTCGCGAAGGCCGGGCGATATCGCGAGGCCGACCGGGTCCTTCACGATCTGCGGGTGCGGAGCCGTGGGCAGCGCTCGCGTCGCGCGCGTCATGTCCAGGTCGTGGCTGCGGTCTCGTTCGCTCTCTTGTGCTTGGCGATCCTCTACCTGGTCACCGCGACCTTCGGAGACGGGATCGACCACTTCGCGCCGCTGTCGCCGGTCGCCATCGCCGTCGGCGCACGTCTGGGTTGGTGGACCGCCGATGCCGTGCGACGTCTCTTCCCCCGCGAGGTCGAGGTTCGCTTCGAGGGCGCGGACGGGGTCGTGTTCGGGGAAGACCGGCTCGGACCGCTGGTTCGGGTCGAAGCGGATCCGGCCGAGAACCTGTTGCGGCTGGAGGGCGAGGACTGGAAGCGCGAGCTGGTCATGGAGGACCCGGAATCACCGGTGCGGATCGCGGCGCAGCTCCAGGCGGCGGTGTCCCGCAGAAAGGCAAGCCATGAGTGAACCGATGGACCCCTCGGTGACGTCCGCGCCGTCTCGGGAGGCGCTCCCGCTCATTCGTCGAGCTCGTCCGGCAGCGCGGATCCGCGCGCCTCTGTGTGAACAAGTCAACCTAGCGTCCCCAGGCGTCTCCCTCGCGCCGGTCACGGAGTCACATCTCTGAATACGGCCCCCCGACAGCCCACCGCTTCCATGGCGTTCTTGACCGAGTCGGAGACGATGAGACCGATCGGCCACCGGTCGATCCGGAAGAAATGCGCATCCTCCGGCACGGCCGCCCGGTCGAGCACGAGCTTGGTGAGGCTTCGATACCAACCGGCTAGATCCGAACGGTGATCGGTCACCTTCCACTTCGTGAAGGTGGATCTCTCCTCGTCAACGCATCTGACCAACCTGAGCGAATGCAAGATCACCATGTCTGGCTGCCGCGCTACCTTCACGGGCAGGCATTGGACATCGGAGCTGGCGACTCGCTTCACGGCCTCGGCGAGCTCCGCTGTGGCCAAGGGCCACCCCAGACTGGTCATGCTGTACTCGAGAGCGTGACCCGGCTGATGCACCACAGCCTCGACGGGTCCGGGACTGATCGGCCCGGGCGAGCCGAGAATGGGCTGGTCGCCGTCCGGAAGGAGAACATCTCCAACCTCCCAGCGGCCCGCGAGCGTCATGTCATCGACAAGCCTGAAGTACTTCTTCTTCATGGTGATCGCTGCTCGAGCGGCGGCTCGCTGAGGTCGGGGCATCCCTCGCGGCGCTGGGGGGACGCTCTTCGTCTTATCGTCATTCGCGAAAAGCATCGGGATCATGGCGGTTATCCCAATGACGATATGACGAAGAGCGTCCCCGGTGGGGGCGGGGCTACTCGCAGGCCGGGTCGCGGTCGTCGGACGCGCAGCGCGCCTCTGGGCTCTCGCACCTCGGCGGCGTCGGGCCGTAGGTTTCGCTGTAGTAGGTAGTCGGGACGAGCTCGATGACGACCTCTTCCTCCGCGGCGCGTCCGGCGCGACAGCCCGTGGCCATCACGGTGACGCCGTCCCGCTCCAGGAGCGTCGCGACGAAGACGGCCTCCCGAGGGACGGTCTCGGTGAAGGGCCTGAGGCCGCCCTGCTCCGCGGGCGCACCCTCGAACGTGAAGGCGCCAGCTTCCCAGAAGTCACACGGCTCGACGAGGCCGCTGTCAGCGAGAAGCTCGCCGTCGCCCGACTCGAGCTGGGCGAGCGCCTCGCGGCAGTTCGTGCCCTCGGCGAACGCCACTACGCGGGCCGATGATGCGTGCAGAAACAGCGCCTCCGTGGGGGACGAGAGGACTGTCGCCGGCGTCTCCGGGGCGCAGGCGTAGAGCGAGATGACGGCCACCCATGGCAGCGTTGTTTTCGTCATGTCAACCTCCTCGCTTGACACCCTACCACCATCGCGGGCCGTATCGGGCCTGTTCGTTCGTCGAGCTCGCCCGGCCAGCGCGGGTAGTCTGCACTATCGGGGGGCGGCCGAAGACGACGCGCGCGCTGATGTACGCGGGGCTCCGCGTGCCCCACCAGCCGTAGGCGATCACGTCGCCGTGGGCGTGGGTCCGGAAGTGCCGTAGCCGGTCCCGCGGACCATGTCCCAGGAGCGCGTGTGGGCCTGGTGGGGGCCGGTGGTCGAGTTCGACGATGCGGGTCGCCCAGAGCCCGCGCGACGGAGCCTCTTTACGAGAGCCTTACGTTGGACCCCCAGCCTGGGGCCGGGTGGGATGGTCCCAGAGCCATGACTACTTCATTCGGAACCGCCCTTCTCATCATCGCCTTCGCGCTGCCTACGCTCGCCTGCGGCGGCGAGCCCACGGCAGCCGACAACGCTGGGCCCGCCCACAGCAGCGAGCCCGCGCCAGCCTCGTCTCCGTCGAGCACCAGCGGTCCCGCGCCTGGCGCGCAGCCGGCGACGCTCACGCCCGTCGCCGACGGGGACTCGATCCCCTTCGAGGTCGAGTCCTCCGAGGCTCGGGTTCGGCCGCCTGGCTCTACTGGCGCGTTGCTCAGCGCGACCTCCAGCCAGGGCGAGGTCATCGTGCACCTGGATCGCTTCAGCTACTACTGCAGCCCCGATCCCACGTTCACCGCGACCCGCGTCGGCAACACCCTGCGCCTCAGCCTGGCGCAGCCGGACGCGGCGACCCGCTGCATCAGCGTCTACACCATGGACTTGAGCTTCGGCGGTATCGACCAAGGCGCGTGGCTCGAGCGGGTCGTGATCGTCGGACCCGACGGCGCCGAACAGCTCGCCGGCGACGTCGTCCGCTCCCGCTGAGCGCCGGGTTGGTGGGGACGATCCTATTCGTTCGTCAAACTCCATGCCCGGACCCGGTCTGCGGAGACGCGGCGCTGCGGGACGCTCTTCGTCTTATCGTCATTCGCGAAACGCATCGGAATCACTGCGGTTGTCCCTATGACGATATGACGAAGAGCGTCCCTGGTGCTGCTCGCCTCTGTGTGAACAAGTCAACGTAGCGTCCCCGTCGGCGGCGTTCCTCAGCAGGGAGCGCTGAGGCTGAGCGACGCGCATCGCCGACTGATGGCGGAGCAGCTCGGCCCGTTCAGGTGAGCGACTATCGGAGCTCGACGAGCTCGGACGGGCCGGTCTCGATGGTGCCGACGCCGGGCGCGAACCAGAACGACCACGCCCCCATCCCGCCCACCTGGGTGACCTCGATCTCGAACGCGTCGAAGGTGCCCGCGCCCACCGTGCGCCGGCCCTCGCGCGCCACGCGGTAGCGCCAGCTGTTGTCGAACGGCGTCGTCATGCCCGCCGACACGGTCGAGCCGGCCTGGCGGCTGGTCCACGTCTGGCCCACGTAGAGCTCGGCCCCCATCGTCCTGAACTCGGGCCGGTAGGTCGTGCGGGTCGAGAATGGAGTGGACACTCCATCGCGACGGGTCGTGCCGCTGGTCTCGCTCGAGATCGCGTAGCTGCCCGTCTCATCGCAGCGCGCGTGACCGACCGACGTGTAGGTCTGCTCGTACCCGTCCCCTCGGTTGGAGCCCGTCGACTCCGACGTGTAGCTCACCGAGTCACCCGTCTGCGTCCACTCGGTGATCTCACTGGTCGACTCACTGGTGGACGTGTCGGTGACCGTGCGAAAGCGATAGCGCGCGCCCAACCGGACCCCGCTGAGCTGGCACCCGAGCGGTAGGCTCGGCCCCGCGTCGATTCCCGCGTCGAGCCCTCCGTCGACGCCGCCATCGGGTGCGCTCGCGTCCGGGGCGCCGCCGTCGGTCGTGCCGCCACCGTCCGTCGCGCCGCCGCCATCCCCGGGGCGGTCCACTCCGGCGTCGCAGCCCTCGCAGAGCCCATCGGCCGCGTCACATCCGGCGAGGACGAGGAGCACGAGGAGCGGCCAGCCGAGGCGAGTCATGGCGTGAGCTACGCCCGACGGCCCCTGACCTTCCCTGCCGCGGACTCGCGGGGACGATCCTATTCAAACATTCGAACTCCACGTGATAGAGGGCGGCATGCCCACGTACTACGAGCTCGAGGTCTCGCTCTACGACCTGCAGCCGCGGATCTGGCGGCGCTTTCTGATCCGCGACACGGCCACGTTCGCCACGCTCCACGAGGCGATCCAGCTGGCGTTCGGGTGGGAGAGCTGCCACCTGTGGGAGTTCCGGCGGCCGACCCGCGGAGGGGGTCCGATCGCTGGGCCGCCGGACCTGGGCTTCGGCGAGGAGACGCCGGACGCGGCCAGGGTGAAGCTGTCCGCCTTCTTCGGGGAGGCGGAGCGGTGCGACTACATCTACGACTTCGGCGACGACTGGCGGCACGACGTGAGGCGCGTGGCCGTGCAAACGGAGTCGAAGGCGTTCCAGCGCCGGCTCCTCGCGGGTGAGCGCGCCGCGCCGCCCGAGGACTGCGGCGGCTGGCCGGGGTACGAGCGCGTCGTGGAGTTCGCCGAGACGGGCGAGGACCCGTTCGGCGACGGAGACCTCGAGAGCTGGCTCGGCGACTGGCGGGCCGACGCGTTCGACCTCGCCGCGGTGAAGGCGGCGTTCGATCGTTGAGCGCCGATGGGTAGAAACTCCAGGCGGCGATGTGGGGACGCTCTTCGTCTTATCGTCATTCGCGAAACGCGGCGGGATCATGGCGCTTCTCCCAATGACGATATGACGAAGAGCGTCCCCCGTGCTGCTCGGCGCCGGCTCCGCGGGTGAGCGCGCCGCGCCGCCGAGGACTGCGGCGGCTGGCCGGGGTACGAGCGCGACGTGGCGAGGCGGGGACGCTCTTCGTCTTTTCGTCATTCGCGAAACGCAGCGGGATCATGGCGCTTCTCCCAATGACGATATGACGAAGAGCGTCCCCCGTCTGCTCCCCCACGCCTTCAGACGCGGATCACCGCGATCGGAGAAGGCGCCGAGTGACGCGCTGCCCTCGACGCCGCTCCGGGTCACGGCTAAGCCCGCGGCATGGGGACCTGGGCGGGAGCGTTCATCGAGAACCCGAGGCGCGCTGACCTCGGCGAGGTTCTCGCGTCCCACCATGTCGCGCTCGAGGGCTCGGCGGACGCAGAGTGGATCTACGTGCTCGCCGAGACGTCCTTCGCGAGCCTCGAGGCGCCGGCGTTCGCCGAGCGTCTGTCGCGCGAGCTCGGCGGGAAGGTCATCGCGTTCTTCCTCCAGAGCACGGCCAGCGTCGAGGAGATCTTCGTCTACGACGCGGGCGAGCGGGTGCGTCACCTCTCGTTCTCGATGGACGAAGGGGGCTGGCTCGCGCACGAAGGCGACGTGCAGGACTGGGAGGCGGCCTACTTCTTCGAGGAGGGCCATGGCACGCGTGACGGCGAGGGGTGGCCCCTGAACCTCGACGACGAGATCGGCGACGACGAGCGCGCCGCGTACGAGGCGGCGCGCGAGACCGGCGACGCGACGCCCGTGCTCGAGCTCCTGCACGTCGGCTCGGGCTGGGGCCTCTACCGCCTCGCCGAGCATTTCGGGGTGCGCGACGGCGAGCCTCACGCGATCTACCAACCGCCCAGCAACCGGACCTTCCGCTGGAAGACGTACGCCGTGGTCGCGCTCGTGGTGCTCTTCTTCGTCGGCATGTTCCTGCTCGGGGCGCTGAGCGGGCCCGGCTGAGCGACAGCCTCTCGTATCTTCGCGCCGAGGCTGAGGCTCGCAGCGGCAGATCCCGTCCGTCTTGTCGGTTCGGCCGCACGGCCGGGGCCCGCGCCGGAACCGTCTCCCCCGTCGGTCATCGGCGCGTCCGCTGGGATGCCGTCCAGGGAGCACGAGGCGGCGATGCGGGGACGCTCTTCGTCTTATCGTCATTCGCGAAACCCATTGGGATCATGGCGCTTCTCCCTATGACGATATGACGAAGAGCGTCCCCCTTGCTCCCGGTGCTGCTGAAGCTCAAGGACGATAGACCCAGACGCGGCTGCCTCTTCGTGGCTGCATGACGACCACTCCGAACCGCGGGTCGTAGTACCCGAAGGCCGGCTCGGAGCGGAGCGCCGGGCCGTCGAAGGCGCGTGTCTGCCACGACGCCGTGCTCACGTCGTACTCGTAGACGCGGGTGGCGTCGTGGCCGGGGTGGACGAGCACGAACCGGTCCGCCGCCTCGGCGTAGACGAGCGCGGAGTCGCTGTCGGAGGCCTGGACCGGCGGGGGGGCGGTGGCCGTCCATTCGTTGGTCTCGAAGCGGTAGAGCCGCGCCCTCGGCGCCCGGCTGATGTAGACGCCCTGGCCCACGTAGAGGATCGCGTCGTGGGTCGGCGAGTACTCCCCGAGGCCGTCGGGCTGCGGGAACGCGCCGTCCTCCGCGAGGCTTTCGAGGGAGGCGCCGTCGTTGGGACGGATACGGGTCCAGACCCCCGTGCCCGCGTCCCAGAGGAACATGCCCGTGCCGCCTCTCCAATGCGCCGTCGCGTAGACGAAGCGGGTGCCACCGACGTGGATGATGGACAGCGCCGCGTTGGACTCGACGGGCGGGGCGCCGACCTGATCGCGGTAGAGCTCCCACCGGTTCGAGTCGAGGTCGAAGTACACCATCTTCGTGAGGTTCTCGCCCCGGGTGGGCCGCTCCGGCAGGTCCCACGCCCATTGATGCAGGCTCATGCCGAACGGTTGGGCGGCCGCGAAGGGCCACATGAGCCGGCGGTTGACGGGGTCGTAGTTCAGGGTGTCCCACGTGTGCCAGGGCTCCAGCGGGCCGTGGCCCGGGTCGTTGACCGAGAGATATCCCTCCGGATGCAGCATCACGTTGTCGCGCCACCAGGTGCGATACTCCTCCGTCTCGGACAGCTCTGCGTCGGTCAGCTCTTCTCCCGCGATGAGCCGCTGAACGAGCCGCTTCTGCGCGACGCGAGAGTTGAAGTTGCCGCCCGCGGGGCCGTAGAGCGCCTGCCACGTGTTGCTGCCCAGATGATATTCCCAGACGTCGTTCAAACGATGAGGGCTGCCGTGGTTGGCGCCGGCGTAGAGCGCGCTCTGGCGGTCCGGCGCGTACGCCATCTGATTGCAGAAGTCCCGCCCTCCGGGCCCGTATCGGAACCAGTCGTGGTCCTCGTATCCCGCCGGTGGGTGCACCGTCACCGTGGGCAGGTACATCGCGTGGCCGCGGGCCAGCGCGTTGATCTGCGCGACGATGTCGGGGACGTCCTCGGGCGTCGGTGCGACCGTCGGGGGAGAGGCCGCGTCCGCGGCGCCGCCGTCCTCCGCGCTCGCATCGATGAGGCCCGCGTCGCTTCCGGCGTCTTCGATCGCGCTCCCGGAGTCGGAGCC includes the following:
- a CDS encoding plasmid pRiA4b ORF-3 family protein, yielding MPTYYELEVSLYDLQPRIWRRFLIRDTATFATLHEAIQLAFGWESCHLWEFRRPTRGGGPIAGPPDLGFGEETPDAARVKLSAFFGEAERCDYIYDFGDDWRHDVRRVAVQTESKAFQRRLLAGERAAPPEDCGGWPGYERVVEFAETGEDPFGDGDLESWLGDWRADAFDLAAVKAAFDR